A DNA window from Bubalus bubalis isolate 160015118507 breed Murrah chromosome 20, NDDB_SH_1, whole genome shotgun sequence contains the following coding sequences:
- the IL16 gene encoding pro-interleukin-16 isoform X5, whose product MDYSLETTAEDPWVRISDCIKNLFSPIMSENHNHVPLQPDAPLGEEDGMRGHPDGAAAKLDTTDGGPKAYKQVGGSSVKKGPPVAPKPAWFRQSLKGLRNRVPDSRREMAASCQPTPTSRERPGPPLRASSSIKQRISSFETFSSAHPPDRGAQRLSLQASSSSGEAAELPGKQEGERASGPLGQGAPPTMEQQRPEPEQLPPTSPATSEASDPGVSGRPPLEQQPGQKTLSSDPDPLSRLLATQMEGPRGPVVKMPSQRARSFPLSRTQSCEMKPLDEKTSKLYSISSQVSSAVMKSLLCLPSSLSFGQTPCSPKEGVLPPTAFSEDPANSSAEASASDTSFSLNLSELREYTEGLSESTEANDCEHCTSQPGQSVISLLSTEELKKLIEEVKVLDEATLKQLDSIHVTILHKEEGAGLGFSLAGGADLENKVITVHRVFPNGLASQEGTIQKGNEVLSINGKSLKGATHNDALAILRQAREPRQAVIVTRRPTLEATTDLNSSTDSSGSASVTSDVSMESAAEATVCTVTLEKTSVGLGFSLEGGKGSLHGDKPLTVNRIFKGVVSEQSDTVQPGDEILHLAGTAMQGLTRFEAWNIIKALPDGPVTIVLRRKSLQSKGTPPAGDP is encoded by the exons ATGGACTATAGCCTTGAGACCACAGCCGAAGACCCTTGGGTTAGAATTTCTGACTGCATCAAAAATCTCTTTAGCCCCATCATGAGTGAGAACCACAACCACGTGCCGCTGCAGCCTGACGCCCCGCTGGGTGAGGAAGACGGGATGCGGGGCCACCCAGATGGGGCTGCCGCGAAGCTGGACACCACCGACGGCGGTCCCAAAGCTTACAAGCAGGTGGGCGGCAGCAGCGTGAAGAAGGGTCCTCCAGTAGCCCCCAAGCCAGCCTGGTTTCGCCAAAGCTTGAAAGGTTTGAGGAATCGTGTTCCGGACTCCAGGCGAGAGATGGCCGCCTCCTGCCAGCCGACCCCCACCTCCAGGGAGCGCCCTGGGCCACCCCTGCGGGCTTCGTCCTCCATCAAGCAGAGGATCAGCTCCTTCGAAACGTTCAGCTCCGCTCACCCGcctgacagaggagcccagagactGAGCCTCCAGGCCTCCAGCTCCTCGGGCGAAGCAGCAGAACTTCCCGGGAAGCAAGAGGGAGAGCGGGCTTCTGGTCCCTTGGGGCAAGGGGCTCCCCCGACCATGGAACAGCAGCGGCCAGAGCCAGAGcagctgccccccacctccccggcCACGTCAGAGGCCAGCGACCCCGGCGTGTCAGGGCGCCCTCCCCTGGAACAGCAGCCCGGTCAGAAAACCCTCTCCTCCGACCCGGACCCTCTCTCAAGGCTGCTGGCAACACAGATGGAGGGACCCCGAGGCCCAGTGGTCAAGATGCCAAGTCAGCGGGCTCGGAGCTTCCCCCTGAGCCGGACCCAGTCCTGCGAGATGAAGCCACTGGATGAAAAGACCAGTAAACTCTACTCCATCAGCAGCCAAGTGTCCTCGGCCGTCATGAAGTCCCTGCTGTGCCTCCCGTCTTCCCTCTCTTTTGGCCAGACCCCCTGCAGCCCCAAAGAAGGGGTGTTGCCTCCCACAGCattcagtgaagacccagcgaaTAGTTCTGCCGAAGCTTCTGCCTCGGACACCAGCTTCTCTCTCAA CCTCTCAGAGCTGAGAGAATACACGGAAGGTCTCAGTGAGTCCACAGAAGCCAACGACTGTGAGCACTGCACCTCTCAGCCTGGTCAATCGGTTATCTCCTTGCTGAgcacagaggaactaaagaagctCATAGAGGAAGTGAAGGTTCTGGATGAAGCTACATTAAAG CAATTAGACAGCATCCATGTCACCATCTTGCACAAGGAGGAAGGGGCTGGCCTTGGGTTCAGCTTGGCAGGAGGAGCAGATCTAGAAAACAAGGTGATCACG GTTCACAGGGTGTTCCCTAATGGGCTGGCCTCCCAGGAAGGGACCATTCAGAAGGGCAATGAGGTTCTCTCCATCAACGGCAAATCTCTCAAAGGAGCCACGCACAATGATGCCCTGGCTATCCTCCGCCAAGCTCGGGAGCCCAGGCAAGCTGTGATTGTCACCAGGAGGCCGACTCTGGAGGCCACGACCGACCTCAACTCCTCCACTGATTCCTCAGGTTCAGCCTCTGTGACCAGTGACGTCTCCATGGAATCCG CAGCAGAGGCCACAGTCTGCACGGTGACCCTGGAAAAGACCTCTGTGGGACTGGGCTTCAGCCTGGAAGGAGGGAAGGGCTCCCTACATGGGGACAAGCCTCTGACAGTTAACAGGATCTTCAAAG GGGTGGTCTCAGAACAGAGTGACACAGTCCAGCCGGGAGATGAAATCTTACACCTGGCCGGCACCGCCATGCAGGGCCTCACGCGGTTTGAAGCCTGGAACATCATCAAGGCGTTGCCTGATGGACCTGTGACGATCGTCCTCAGGAGGAAAagcctgcagtccaaggggacccCACCTGCTGGAGATCCTTAG